The region CGCGGCTCAGGGCGAAGTCGCGTTTCCAGGCCGGTGTGCTGGTGTCGGCGCTGGGACTGATCGAGCCCGAGAACCTCGGTGCCGGCGCCGCCGGTCCGAGGGCCGTACCTCCCGGACGCTGACACCGGCGGCCTGCGCTCACGCGGGCGCCTCGAAGGTCAGGATCCGCTTCTCGGCCATGAGCAGCCTGGTCAACGGCGGCTCGGGCAGCCAGAAGTGCCTGGCCCACGGCGGCGCGGCGCCTGCGATGACCTCGCCCACGGTCGGGTCCGCCGCTGCCGCGGCGAGCAGCCCCTCGTCTTCGGCGAGGAAGGTGAGGAACAGCGAACGCGTCAGCGGGACCACGCCGTCCACCGGACGCCACCGCGCCACGGTGACGAACGGGTAGTCCATCTCGGTGCCCACCGCCGGGTGCGACGGGTCCGAGGTGGACAGCACCACCGGACGCACCGCGAAGGAACCGTCCGGCAGCTCCAGCAGCGGACCCCCGCCGTAGCCGGGGCTGCTGTGGTCGGTCATCCCGGCGCCCAGCTCGGCGTAGCGGACGCGCAACCGCTCGGCGGCACGCGCCGGGACGACCGGCACCTGCGCCGCGTCGCTGGTGACGACCTCGGCGCGGCGCTCGGCCAGCAGCTCCGCCAGGGAGTCCGCGAGCGCGGCGGGATCGCCGGTGGTGAGGATGACCGAGGCGCAGTCGCAGCGCACCCCGGCCTTGCCCGCGACCGACTCGGCCAGGAACTCCAGCTCACCGGCGCTCGGCTCGTGGTCGATGAACACCTTGCTGCGGCCGTCGCCGTGCACCTGGACGTTGCGCAGCGCCCGCCAGGAGCTGACCTTCTCCTCCGGCCCGAACATCACCGACCGGTCCGCCTCGCGCACCAGCATGCGGGCCATGCCCTCGTCGCCCGGCAACAGCGTGACCTTATGCTTCGGCATCCCGGCGCCCAGCAGTGCGCCCGCGAGGCGCCGCGCGGTGAACGGGTCGCGCAGGCCCGGCCGGACCAGCACGCTGTAGCCCAGCGACAGCGCGCGCAGCCACACCTCGTTGGGTTCCTGGTGCTTGCCCATCGCCACCACGGAGGCGAAGACCCGTCCGGCCGGCGTCAGCTCCACCCGGCCTCCCGGGACCACGGTCGCCGCCGGGAAGTCCCGCTCGTTGATGCGCCTGATGTCCCGCATGGAGCCTGCGATGTCGCGCAGCCCGGCCCTCGCCACCGAAATCGGCAGCCCGGCCGCCAGTGCGACGCGCTCCAGGTAGTGCCGCGGCGACTCGCCGAGCACGTCACCGTGCTCGAAGGCGTCCGCGGCGCGCACGAACAGTTCGGCGCCTGGAGCGACACCGTCGGCGCTCGCCCGCACCTCGTTGAGGGCGAGCCTGGCCAGCAGCCGCGGCGCCAGCCGCACCTCGGCCAGCGCGGAGCCGTCGACGCCGGCCAGCGAGCCGACGTCCTGGCTCAGGTGCGTGCGGCCGGCGATCAGCGGGTTCACGGTCAGGATTCCGCGGTTCCCGCTGCCCACCTCAGAGCACCTCCTCGGCGAACGGCCCACCGCCGACCGCGGCCACCGAGGCGATGCCGTCGACGTCGTCTCCCGGCAACGGCGGCACCCGCAGCGCGGTGTCGCGGCCGAGCAGGTTGGGCAGGAACGCCTCGCGCGTCAGCAGGTGCCGGAGCACGCGACCGCGCTGCCCGTAGCCGACGGGCTCGCGGCTCGCGGCGTCGACGACCTGGATGACCGATGCCGGGTGGTACGGGCGGAACACGCACGGCCGCTCGGGACCGGACTCGCACGCGCGCTCCGCGGCGATGCCCATCACCGTGTCGCCGTACCAACCCGAGATCGCCGCCGCCGGGAACATGGTGCGCAGCAGCGACATGGTCTCGTTGCTGCCCGCGGTGCCCACCCACAGCAGCCCCCGCAACCGCTCGGCGAGCGTCTCGTAGACCTGCGGGCGCGCGCAGAGCTCGTCGACGAGGTGCAGGGGCACCGACGCGCAGCGGACGTCCTGGGTCAGCACCACCGCCTCGATCTGGTCGAGCAGGTGCTCGACGTAGTCGTCGGCGGTTTCCTGCTGACCGGTCGCCACCAGCTTGGCCAGCCAGCGGGGATCCATGTCCACGGTGAAGCACAACCCGCCGCGCCGCGCCGCGAGGTAGCGCACCGCGCGACCGACGACGTGCGGGCCGCTCGGCCCGACGTGCAGCCAGTTCACCCCCTCGGGAAACCCGTGCTCGTCGAGGACCCCGCTGCACCAGTCGACGTTGTCCTCGACGGCTCCGGCATCGACGCGCCGGTAGGGACGCCCGCTCGTGCCACCGGAGTCGAAGACCTCCAGCCTCCTTCCGGCCATGCCGCGGGGAATCAGGTCCTCCGCGGGAACGCCCCGCAGTTCCCGGCACAGGTCGGGGAAGCGGACCAGGTCGGCGAGGCCGGCGATGTCGCGGCGCGGATCGAAGTCCAGAAACCCCGCCCTGGACAGCCAGAACGGCGAGCCGGTGGCGGGATCGAAGTGCCAGTCCAGCACGTCACGCAGGTGCGTCCGCGTCTCGACGGCGAATCCCGGGCCCGCGCCCGGAGCCGTCCGTGGTGATGTCATCGTCGTCCGCTCTCGTCGTTGGTCGAGGCCAGCCCGCGCCGCGCGAGGCCGGGCCGCGCTGGTCGACGGGTCCTGGGTGCGGCGGGTGAGCCAGGCGCGCACCGCGGCGGGAGGACCGGCTGACCGGCGTTCTCCCGGTCCGACGATTCGGGAGCCGACCGTACCTCCTCCGGAGGTCAGCCGGGGTCCACGTGCAGGAACCTGTCTCCCGACGGGAATTCGCTCGGCACCGAACAGCGCATTCATGCACCCCGGTACATCTCGGCGAGCCGGAAGGCCAGGTCGAGCGCCTGGGAGCGGTTCAGGCGCGGGTCGCAGGCGGTGCGGTAGCGCTCGGGCAGGTCGTCGGGGCCGATGTCGTCGCCACCGCCGAGGCACTCGGTCACGTCGTCGCCGGTGAGCTCCAGGTGGACGCCGCCGGGATGGGTGCCCAGCGCGCGGTGCACCTCCAGGAACCCGCGGAGCTCGTCGAGCACGTCGTCGAAGCGGCGCGTCTTGTACCCGTTCGCGGCCTCGAAGGTGTTGCCGTGCATGGGATCGCACACCCACACCACCGGTGCGCCGGCGGCGGTCACCTTCTCGACCAGGGCCGGCAGCTCGGCGCGCACCCGCTGCGCCCCCATCCGCGTGATCAGCGTGAGCCTGCCGGGTTCCCGGTGCGGGTCGAGCTTGTCGATCAGGGCGAGCACCTCGTCGGGTTCGGCCGCCGCCGAGAGCTTGATCCCGATCGGGTTGCGGATCCTGGAAGCGAACTCGACGTGGGCCCCGTCGATCCGCCGCGTCCGCTCGCCGATCCACACCATGTGCCCCGACAGGTCGTAGGCTTCGCCCGGACGGCCGCCGCCGTGCGTCAGCGCGCTCTCGTACTCCAGGACCAGCGCCTCGTGGCTGGTGAAGAACTCGGTCTCGCCGACCGTTTCCGGCGCGGCGCCGAGCGACCGCATGAACCCGAGCGCCGCGCCGATCTCCTCCCACAACCGCTGGTAGTGCTTGCCGGAGGGCGACGCCGACACGAACTCCTCGTTCCAGCCGTGCACCCTGCGCAGGTCGCTCCTGCCACCACCGCCGAAGGCCCGCAGCACGTTGAGCGTGGCCATCGAGGAGTGGTACATCCGCAGGAGCCGCTCCGGGTCGGGCGTGCGCGCCTGCTCGCCGAACTCCGGTCCGTTGACCGAGTCGCCCCGGTACGACGGCAGGGTTCTGCCGTCACGGGTCTCGGTGGGGCTGGAGCGCGGCTTGGAGTACTGGCCCGCGATGCGGCCGACCTTCACCACCGGCGCGGCGCAGGCGTAGCCGATGACCAGCGCCATCTGGGCCAGCGTGCGCAGCTTGGCGCGGACCTGCGCGGGCGAGACCCCGTCGAAGGTCTCCGCGCAGTCCCCGCCCTGGAGCAGGAAGCCGCCGCCGCGGGCGACCACCGCCAGCCGGGAGCGCAGCCGGTCGCACTCCGACGGGAACACCAGGGGCGGTGCGGCGCGCAGCTCGTCCACCACGCGGCGCAGCCCGACCGGGTCCGGCCAGTCCGGTTGCTGCGCGGCAGGCATGCTCCGCCACGACTCGGCGTCGAGTTCGGCGGCGAGGTGCGAATCTGCGACAGTCATTTTCCGCCCTTGGTCTGACCGGTCCGGACCTTGTGTGTCGACCCGGGCTCGCGCGGTCCCGCCGACCCGTCCCGGTTTCCGGTGGTGCGGGCGTTCGTGGGGCGAGGGCGGCGTCGACCCCGCACCGGCGGCGAGCGGCCGCCGGTCCGGTTCCCGGGCTCGGACGAACGCGTTCGGTCGTCCGCCGGAGCCGATGTGGTCCATCGGATCTTGCAACGATTCAGCCGTCGCACGACGCCGTTGACAGCTTGTTGCCGCTTGTTGCCGCATCGCGCTTCCGGCGGTCCGGCGCCGGCGGCTGCACTGCCGGACTGTCCCCCGAACTCGCCCGAACCACCGAGAAGTAGGCACGGGGAACGGAATTGGCCAACGCATGACCCAAACAAGTCCTTTTCGTGACCTGCTGCGTTGGTGGCTCGCTCTAGAGTGTTGCTTTCCACAGGAGACGCCGGCCGGTCACCTTCCGTTCGTTCCTCCGCACGGCGGGACCGGTCGGCTACCCGACAGAAGAGGCCACGCCATGTCCCACATCGCCATCGACGGCCGCAGGCTCCACTACGAACTCGCGGGCAGCGGTCAGCCGGTCGTGCTCGTGCACGGTTCGTGGGACGACCGTTCCGGCTGGGACCCGCTGGTGCCCCAGCTCTCCTCCCGGCTGCACGTCCTGCGCTACGACCGGCGTGGCCACGGCCGCAGCGACGGCGGCACAGCCGTCCGGCCCCTCAGCGAGGACGTCGAGGACCTCGCCCGGCTGCTCCGGGATCTCGACCACGGGCCCGCCCACGTCGTGGGGCACTCCTACGGCGCCACCGTCGCGCTGCTGCTGGCCGCACGGCATCCGCGGCTGTGCAGCGGGCTGACGGTGCACGAGCCGCCGCTGTTCGGAATGCTGGCCGGCACCCCGCACAACGCCGAGTTCGACGAGGTGCGCGAACGCGCGGCCAAGGTCGCCGAGCTGCTCGGCGCGGATGAACGGGAGGCCGCCGCGCGGATGTTCATCGACGAGGTCGGGTTCGGCCCCGGTACCTGGGACCTCGAGCTCGACGCCCGGCGCCGTAGCACCTTCACGACGCATGGGCCGGTGTGGCTGGCCCGGATGGCCGACCCGGAGCCGCCCACGCTGCGCGCCGAGCACTTCTCCGGGATCAGCGCGCCCGTGCTGCTGACCCGGGGTGACCGCGGACTGCCCTGGTACCGGCCGATCATCGACCTGCTGGCCGATGCCGTTCCCGGTGCCAGGAAGAGGACGTTGCGCGGCTGCGGGCACGCGCCGCAGACCACGCACCCGCAGGAGTACGCCGCCATCGTCACCGGTGAGGCAACCGCCCCCGTCGAACACTGACACCCGCGGCATCTCCGTACAGGTTGCCACCGCGCCATGCGATGCGGTGGCAACCTGGTGCCGGGTCGTGAGCCTTCGGGATCGTGCTGTGGCAAGCCGAAAGACTCACGCCGTGGCAGGGTGGCGTCAGATGACCGGCTGAGCGGACTTGGCGAGCCTGCGCACCAGCGCGTCGGCCACCTGGTAGCCGTTCTCGATGGCCCCCTCAAGGTCCGGGTGCCAGCTGCTGCGGTCGGCCCCGGCGAAGTGGACCAGGCCGTGCGGGCGCTTCAGGTGCGGGCCGTGCGCGGTGAGCTGCCCCGGAGCGAACGCCAGGTAGCTGCCCTCCGACAACGGGTCCGCGGCCCACCGCTTCGCCTCGGTGTACAGGCGCGGCCGCTTCAGCTCGAAGACGTCGGCCAGGTCCTCGAAGAGCACCTGCACGTCGAGGTCCGCGGAGTCGCCGGTCGCGAACCCGGTGGCCACGCGTCGGCCCCGCAGCCACGCCGCGGGCAGTGGCGCTCCGCCGATCAGAACCCGGTGCTTGACCTCCACCGGTTCCTGGCTCACGGCGATCAGCTTCGTGGCCCGTCCGAAGCGCAGCGCGCCGTAAAGCGCCTGCTGCTGCGGGTCCAGGGGCGGGTCGAACTCCAGCGAACCGGCCTTCGACACCGGCACCGCGACCACCGCAGCGCGGGCCTCCCAGCACTGGTGCGGATCGGCGTGCACGGCGACCTTCTCGCCGTCCTGGACGACCCGGTTCACCGGCGTGCCCAGCACCACCTGGCCGCGCAGCCGCTCCCGCAACCGGATCGACAGCTGCTGCGTGCCCTCGGCGATCTGCAGCGAGAGACCGTCGCGCAGCGTCGGCAGGATGCCTCCGGCGCGGTGCACCCACCACGCCACCTGCAGCAGGGAGAGCCGGTCGGCGGGCACCGTGGAGAAGCTCGCGAACCCGGAGTCGAGGAGGCCGCGGGCGTGGCCGTGCACGTGCATCCGGTCCAGCCAGGAGGACCAGGACTGCTCGTCGAGCTCGGCCGCGCGGGGAGCCGTCCACGGCGCGACCGGCGGGACTCCGCCGGCCATGCGCTTCAGCTCACGCAGCGCGCGCAGCGCCGCCGGCGCCTCCGACGGGCGGATTCCCGGCACGCGCGACACCCGCGCACCCCCACCGGTCCGCCACATCACCGGCGCCACGCCGTGGAACGCGGAAGTCCGCACGGTCAGCCCGAGCTGACGCGCCAGCCCGCGCACGTGGTGGTGGTGCGGACCGAAGTTCTCCGCGCCGAGCTCCACGACCTCCCCGTCCACGACGCGCGAGCGGGTGTGCCCGCCCACCTCGTCGGAAGCCTCGACGGTCAACGTCGTCAGCCCGGCCTGCTCCAGGTTCCACGCGGCGCTCAGACCGGCCAGCCCGGCGCCCACGACGACGACATCGACGACGTCGGCCATCGTCCACCACCTCTCCGCGGATCGTGGCGGCGCCGCCGGCGCGAACGGGCGCTGCGAACGGGCCCGGCACGGCGGACGGCAGCCGCCTCAACAAGTCGCCCCACTGTAGTTCTGCTTTAGTTCTGTGGTCTAGTCGATTGGACTGGATCATCTTCCGGACAGCGGGTTTCAGGCTGCCATGGTCGGGTCTTCGACCTCCCACACCGCGCAGCGCTGCGATGCCAGCCAGTCCAGCGCGCGGCCGGTCCCGTGTCCGGCGATCGACACCCGGAACCGCCCGACGAGGGTGCCCGCAACCGGGACGACACCACCGCTGAGGTAGGTCATCGCGATGCCGAACCTGCTGACCGCCAGCGGCAGGAGCGAGCCCACCGCCGCATACCCGACGAGCACGACGTCCACGAGACACGCATCGCCCGGCAGCCCGGCGCGCAGCGGCCCCGCGACGGCCG is a window of Saccharopolyspora erythraea NRRL 2338 DNA encoding:
- a CDS encoding phenazine biosynthesis protein, with protein sequence MGSGNRGILTVNPLIAGRTHLSQDVGSLAGVDGSALAEVRLAPRLLARLALNEVRASADGVAPGAELFVRAADAFEHGDVLGESPRHYLERVALAAGLPISVARAGLRDIAGSMRDIRRINERDFPAATVVPGGRVELTPAGRVFASVVAMGKHQEPNEVWLRALSLGYSVLVRPGLRDPFTARRLAGALLGAGMPKHKVTLLPGDEGMARMLVREADRSVMFGPEEKVSSWRALRNVQVHGDGRSKVFIDHEPSAGELEFLAESVAGKAGVRCDCASVILTTGDPAALADSLAELLAERRAEVVTSDAAQVPVVPARAAERLRVRYAELGAGMTDHSSPGYGGGPLLELPDGSFAVRPVVLSTSDPSHPAVGTEMDYPFVTVARWRPVDGVVPLTRSLFLTFLAEDEGLLAAAAADPTVGEVIAGAAPPWARHFWLPEPPLTRLLMAEKRILTFEAPA
- a CDS encoding class II 3-deoxy-7-phosphoheptulonate synthase, whose amino-acid sequence is MTVADSHLAAELDAESWRSMPAAQQPDWPDPVGLRRVVDELRAAPPLVFPSECDRLRSRLAVVARGGGFLLQGGDCAETFDGVSPAQVRAKLRTLAQMALVIGYACAAPVVKVGRIAGQYSKPRSSPTETRDGRTLPSYRGDSVNGPEFGEQARTPDPERLLRMYHSSMATLNVLRAFGGGGRSDLRRVHGWNEEFVSASPSGKHYQRLWEEIGAALGFMRSLGAAPETVGETEFFTSHEALVLEYESALTHGGGRPGEAYDLSGHMVWIGERTRRIDGAHVEFASRIRNPIGIKLSAAAEPDEVLALIDKLDPHREPGRLTLITRMGAQRVRAELPALVEKVTAAGAPVVWVCDPMHGNTFEAANGYKTRRFDDVLDELRGFLEVHRALGTHPGGVHLELTGDDVTECLGGGDDIGPDDLPERYRTACDPRLNRSQALDLAFRLAEMYRGA
- a CDS encoding alpha/beta fold hydrolase codes for the protein MSHIAIDGRRLHYELAGSGQPVVLVHGSWDDRSGWDPLVPQLSSRLHVLRYDRRGHGRSDGGTAVRPLSEDVEDLARLLRDLDHGPAHVVGHSYGATVALLLAARHPRLCSGLTVHEPPLFGMLAGTPHNAEFDEVRERAAKVAELLGADEREAAARMFIDEVGFGPGTWDLELDARRRSTFTTHGPVWLARMADPEPPTLRAEHFSGISAPVLLTRGDRGLPWYRPIIDLLADAVPGARKRTLRGCGHAPQTTHPQEYAAIVTGEATAPVEH
- a CDS encoding flavin monoamine oxidase family protein yields the protein MADVVDVVVVGAGLAGLSAAWNLEQAGLTTLTVEASDEVGGHTRSRVVDGEVVELGAENFGPHHHHVRGLARQLGLTVRTSAFHGVAPVMWRTGGGARVSRVPGIRPSEAPAALRALRELKRMAGGVPPVAPWTAPRAAELDEQSWSSWLDRMHVHGHARGLLDSGFASFSTVPADRLSLLQVAWWVHRAGGILPTLRDGLSLQIAEGTQQLSIRLRERLRGQVVLGTPVNRVVQDGEKVAVHADPHQCWEARAAVVAVPVSKAGSLEFDPPLDPQQQALYGALRFGRATKLIAVSQEPVEVKHRVLIGGAPLPAAWLRGRRVATGFATGDSADLDVQVLFEDLADVFELKRPRLYTEAKRWAADPLSEGSYLAFAPGQLTAHGPHLKRPHGLVHFAGADRSSWHPDLEGAIENGYQVADALVRRLAKSAQPVI